From Triticum urartu cultivar G1812 chromosome 2, Tu2.1, whole genome shotgun sequence, a single genomic window includes:
- the LOC125539510 gene encoding probable potassium transporter 15, with amino-acid sequence MSLPLPRPLVSRSDRGHGPAGMAAESSAAAGMRKAPSMEWRWVSAGEEEDDELEGRGAGGPAAVGAAGRGGSFESESEDDNVDYEDEDEEQREARQRLIRTVPTVDWFDVEGNEVSGAQPLEDPEEFDFGRTVFLALQTLAVVFGDIGISPLYTFDVMFNKYPILEEEDVLGALSLVLYTLILMPLVKYVLVVLWANDDGEGGIFAMYSLICRNAKVSLIPNQVQAQPEKRMSSFRLKLPTDELERSIKVKEKLESSLMMKKLLLGLVLFGTAMFISNGVITPAMSVLSAVSGLKVGIPKASQDVVVMISIALLVVLYSLQRYATSKIGFIVGPCLLIWFCCLGGIGICNLSRYGSGAFKAFNPLYIFYYFGRNPFQAWLSLAGCLLCATGSEAIFSNLCHFPVRFVQFMFVLLVLPCLVLAYLGQAAFLIANEKTPEHIFFASIPGNVFWPVFLLANLAALIASRTMTIAIFQCLKQSISLGCFPRLKIVHTSRKFMAKIYIPVVNWFLLASCLGFILLFRSTSDVGNAYAIAELGVMIMATVYVTLIMLLIWETNIIKVVSFLITFLSLELIFFSSALSSVGDGGWALLVFASGLVMIMFIWNYGTKLKYDSELKQKLSKDLMRKLGPNLGTMRAPGLGLVYSEIVTGVPAIFGHFLTALPAIHSIIVFVCVRNVPVPAVPQSERFLFQRVCTRGYHMFRCIARYGYKDKKQEHHNTFERLLIEGLEKFIQREAVELSLQSEDDVDSDEEPSTPGQIITAPNGSLYSLDAPLLVDFTPSVDTIPETPSCSTPQDPSLDYTQNLELELAFIKQAKESGAVYLIDNPIVKARKDSWFFKKLIINYFFAFLRNNCRRAIVSMSIPHSNLLQVRLTSYV; translated from the exons ATGTCCCTGCCCCTGCCCCGTCCTCTCGTCTCTCGATCTGATCGAGGCCACGGCCCGGCGGGAATGGCGGCCGAGTCGTCGGCGGCGGCCGGCATGCGCAAGGCGCCCTCCATGGAGTGGCGCTGGGTGTCcgcgggggaggaggaggacgacgagcTGGAGGGCCGCGGGGCGGGGGGGCCCGCGGCCGTCGGGGCGGCGGGCCGGGGCGGCAGCTTCGAGTCCGAGTCCGAGGACGACAACGTCGActacgaggacgaggacgaggagcAGAGGGAGGCCCGGCAGCGCCTGATCCGCACCGTGCCCACCGTCGACTGGTTCGACGTCGAGGGCAACGAGGTCTCCGGCGCGCAGCCGCTCGAGGACCCCGAG GAGTTTGATTTTGGCAGGACAGTATTTCTTGCTCTTCAGACTCTTGCTGTGGTTTTCGGAGATATTGGAATAAGTCCACTGTATACATTTGATGTCATGTTCAACAAGTACCCTATTCTTGAGGAGGAGGATGTTCTGGGAGCACTCTCACTAGTTCTGTATACTCTGATTTTGATGCCATTGGTGAAGTATGTCTTGGTTGTCCTttgggctaatgatgatggtGAAG GTGGTATATTTGCCATGTATTCTTTAATTTGTAGAAATGCAAAAGTGAGTCTCATTCCAAACCAAGTACAAGCTCAGCCTGAGAAGAGGATGTCAAGTTTCCGTCTCAAGCTTCCCACAGATGAGCTTGAGAGGTCCATAAAAGTAAAGGAGAAACTTGAATCTTCACTCATGATGAAGAAGTTACTTTTAGGCTTAGTACTATTTGGGACTGCCATGTTTATATCCAATGGAGTTATCACACCAGCAATGTCAG TGCTGTCTGCTGTCAGCGGCTTGAAAGTTGGGATACCAAAGGCCTCACAAG ATGTTGTGGTGATGATTTCAATTGCACTTCTTGTTGTCCTGTATAGTCTACAGAGATATGCCACTAGCAAAATAGGATTTATAGTTGGCCCTTGTTTGCTGATATGGTTTTGCTGTCTTGGAGGAATTGGCATATGCAATCTCAGTAGATATGGATCGGGAGCTTTTAAGGCGTTTAATCCTCTATACATTTTTTATTATTTTGGGAGGAATCCCTTTCAGGCCTGGCTCTCCCTTGCTGGTTGTCTTTTGTGTGCAACAG GATCTGAGGCTATCTTTTCAAATCTTTGCCACTTTCCTGTACGATTTGTTCAG TTTATGTTtgttcttcttgttcttccttgCCTTGTCTTGGCCTATTTAGGACAAGCTGCTTTCCTCATTGCAAACGAAAAGACACCTGAACATATCTTCTTTGCATCTATTCCAG GGAATGTTTTCTGGCCTGTTTTCTTGCTTGCTAATTTAGCTGCACTGATTGCCAGTAGGACAATGACGATTGCTATATTCCAATGCCTAAAGCAGTCCATATCACTTGGTTGCTTTCCTCGGCTCAAAATTGTCCATACATCTCGAAAATTTATGGCTAAGATATACATTCCAGTCGTAAACTGGTTTCTGCTGGCTTCCTGTTTGGGCTTTATTCTGCTCTTCCGAAGCACATCTGATGTCGGGAATGCATATG CCATAGCTGAACTTGGGGTGATGATAATGGCCACGGTCTATGTTACACTGATAATGCTTCTAATATGGGAAACCAATATTATTAAGGTCGTGTCATTCCTTATCACATTCCTATCCTTGGAGCTGATTTTCTTCTCATCAGCTCTGAGTAGTGTTGGGGATGGAGGTTGGGCACTGTTGGTCTTTGCATCTGGTCTTGTCATGATTATGTTCATCTGGAACTACGGAACCAAACTGAAGTATGACAGTGAACTCAAACAGAAGCTTTCAAAAGATCTAATGAGAAAACTGGGGCCCAACCTTGGCACAATGAGAGCGCCTGGACTAGGCTTGGTGTACAGTGAGATAGTGACAGGAGTTCCTGCAATTTTTGGTCATTTTCTGACCGCCCTCCCTGCTATCCACTCAATAATCGTATTCGTGTGCGTCAGGAATGTACCAGTGCCTGCGGTTCCCCAAAGTGAAAGGTTTCTTTTCCAGCGTGTTTGTACAAGGGGCTATCACATGTTTCGCTGTATTGCCAG ATACGGATACAAAGACAAGAAACAGGAGCACCATAACACATTTGAGCGCCTTCTGATAGAAGGCCTTGAAAAGTTCATACAGCGGGAGGCTGTAGAGTTGTCCCTACAGAGTGAAGATGATGTTGACTCCGATGAGGAGCCTTCAACCCCTGGACAGATAATCACTGCACCAAACGGCAGCCTCTACTCACTCGATGCCCCTCTCCTGGTGGACTTTACACCTTCAGTAGACACGATTCCTGAAACACCCAGTTGCTCAACGCCTCAAGATCCCTCGTTGGATTACACACAGAACCTTGAGCTGGAGCTCGCATTCATCAAGCAGGCGAAGGAATCTGGAGCCGTGTATCTCATCGACAACCCCATTGTCAAAGCCAGGAAGGACTCGTGGTTCTTCAAGAAGTTGATCATAAACTATTTTTTCGCGTTCCTGAGGAACAACTGCCGCAGGGCGATTGTGTCGATGAGCATCCCACACTCGAACCTGCTGCAGGTGCGCTTGACCTCTTATGTCTGA
- the LOC125539511 gene encoding uncharacterized protein LOC125539511, with amino-acid sequence MATARATQTVDSHARTAAPHNPVDHPVSPCARSDPRGPLRPPPAYKTGTAPLVLPPYYRKCKVAHTSISAPPPTTRPRSMASSSVLLGGGAGAAAFTGAAAGKALPRPCFLAARPHTVSGGRLCLQTPPRATPANDAVETVKGAAGEAGDKASEGADSVSKAAGDAAGKVQEAVEGAVEGAKDLGEKAKQATEEAWDATKDAAQGVADDVTAAVEDVSK; translated from the exons ATGGCTACCGCGCGCGCCACACAAACGGTCGACAGTCACGCACGCACCGCCGCACCACACAACCCTGTCGACCACCCCGTGTCGCCATGCGCCCGCAGCGATCCCCGTGGCCCCCTCCGTCCACCCCCGGCCTACAAAACCGGCACTGCACCTCTCGTCCTCCCACCGTACTACCGCAAGTGCAAAGTAGCTCATACATCCATCTCAGCTCCTCCACCGACCACCAGACCCAGATCGATGGCTTCCTCATCCGTGCTGCTCGGAGGAGGCGCGGGCGCCGCCGCCTTcaccggcgccgccgccggcaagGCTCTTCCCAGGCCGTGCTTCCTCGCCGCTCGTCCCCACACCGTCAGCGGCGGCCGCCTCTGCCTGCAAACCCCTCCTAGGGCGACTCCC GCTAACGACGCCGTCGAGACCGTGAAGGGGGCGGCCGGGGAGGCCGGAGACAAGGCCTCGGAAGGGGCGGACAGCGTGTCGAAGGCGGCGGGCGACGCGGCGGGCAAGGTTCAGGAGGCGGTGGAGGGCGCGGTGGAGGGAGCCAAGGACCTCGGCGAGAAGGCCAAGCAGGCGACGGAGGAGGCGTGGGACGCCACCAAAGACGCCGCGCAGGGCGTCGCCGACGACGTCACCGCCGCGGTTGAGGATGTGAGCAAATGA